Below is a window of Chitinophaga flava DNA.
ATAAAAAAATTAGTAATCGTTGTAACATAAGCCTATGGTAGTTGATTTGGAGACGAATGACAATAGAAAACTGCATCTGCTGTAAACAGATATTGTAGCGATGTTTTCCCATTGTGTTTGATACAGTGACAGCGGTCTTCCGGAAGCAGTAAATGTTGCTGTAACCTGGTATTTCGGAAGATCTGTTGTGCAGAGGATTATTTGGTTTTAACTACAGCAACAACAACTTTGATTGATGCCATAAACAGGCCGGTTCTTCTGTTCCATAATCGGTTCCCTTTATTATTTAGTGTTTGATTATTTATTACTCTACGTATCCTATAGACTAATGGGATGCAAAGCTAGGTGTTTGTTCCTTATCAACAAAAGAAATGTTAAAAAAGTTGAAAAATAACTGTGATGAAGGGTGATAAAGGGTGATAAACGCCGATAAGGAGGAGGATGATCAACAGGAATTGTGATGGAAGAGGATGACCAACCGGGAGATAGTAGTAGGATATTTATCATGAAAAATTATCCTTTATGCATCAGGAGGACGATGATCACACCGGAAGTCGTGAGTGTGATGTTAGCCACTGCATATGCAACTGTATAGCCTAAAGCAGGCACTTTGCTGTTGAGGGCATCCTGGACAGCCAGCAGCGGGGCAGACTCGTCGTGTGCACCCGCACAGGCACCCAATCCTATTGCCGGATGAAATTTAAAGACGTACTTGGAAAGAAAGAGGGCCACTACCATTGGCAACAAACTCAATACCATCCCTGCCAGAAACAGGGTAAGCCCTTCCTGTTTTAATCCCAGTAAAAAACCGTCACTGGCAGAAAGACCCACCATAGCGATAAACACATGCAGTCCCAACTTGGTAAGTACCCATTGCGAAGAGGGCGGGATATAACCCAGACGTGGATTTACACTCCGCAACCATCCAAAGAAAAGGCCCGCTAATAACGCACCTCCGCTGGTGCTCAGCTCTACTGGCACATTACCAATATGCACGCTCATAGCTCCTACCAGGGTACCCAATACAATACCGCCGGCCAGATAGGGAATATCCGTTTCTACTCCTACCCTTTCTTTAAAACCCAGGATAGTCACCGCCTGGTCCAGTTCTTCCTGTATGCCTACCAGTTCGGCCACATCCCCTTTCTGCACAATGGTATTGGCTTCCAGTGGAATTTCAATCCCCGCGCGGGTAATTTTACGAACACTGATACCACGCAGTTGCGGCCGACGCACCAGTACTTTGATAGGATTATTGATGGCCGTTTTACAACTGATCACCACATTGTATGTCTGTACCGGAAAATTCAGCAGGTCTGCATCTGCCACTTCCTTACCCAGCATCGACTCTGATGCAATAGCTGCCGAACGCTGGCCTCCCAGGGCAATGATATCGCCTGTACGTACCACGAAATCCTGTGGCGTGACCATGACTTCTCCCTGCCTTCTTACACGCAGCACATACAGTACTCTTTTTTTACGACGGAAAAAAGTTTCCAGCTCCCTTACTGATTTGCCGGCATCACCCACCAGTTCAGGGTTTACCAGGTAAGCCCGAAAAGCCACATGATCATAGGCGTATTTGATACCACCATCTTCATCTGCAGTAGTGTCGGTAAGGGTAGCTTCCAGTGCCCTTGTTTCTTCGATCAGTTTTTCGCGGCTTCCCGACATAAACCAGGGCCCCACAACAGAGAGAAACCAGCTGGTACCGGCAGTGCCGAAAATATAGGTAACAGCATACGCAACAGGTATCTGGTTGATCAGCCGTTCCTTATCGGCAATACTGATATCCAGTTCATTGATGGTATTGGAGGACACACCAATGATAGCTGAGCAGGTGTTGGCACCCGACATCAGACCGGCCGTAGTACCCGTATCAAAACGAAGTATAGAAGCGATAGCCCAGCAGAAAAAGAGACTGCTGCAACAAACAATAAAAGAGAAAATAGCGATGGGCAGCCCATCTTTTTTTAATCCCTGAAAAAACTGCGGCCCTATACTATAGCCGGTACAGAACAGGAACAGAAGAAAGAAGACTGATTTGGCAGCGCCAGGAATCTGAATATGTATCCCGCCAATGATGATGCCTACCAACAATACACCGGTCACTGTTCCCAGCGTAAAACCTTTAATACGGACCCTACCCAGCAGGAAACCGATGAGCAGGGTTAACATGACCGCAATTTCCGGGTATTTCTGTAGTGTTTCAAACAGCCAGGTAAGCATAAACGAAGATTTTCCGTTTATATTACAATCCGGGTTGTTAGTTAGTTCGGTAATTAGTTGCCACTTTCGAAGCCCTGGTCTATCAGCCAGTTGCCGCTGTCTGCTGCCTGGGTGGCCAGTTCATCACAGCGGTTGTTCAAAGGGTTGCTGGCATGGCCTTTCACCCATTGCATTCTTACTTTATGTTTTCTGTAGAGCGGGATAAAACGCAGCCAGAGGTCTTTATTTTTTTTGTCCTTGAAGTTGGTTCTTACCCAACCCCAGATCCATCCTTTTTCGATACTATCTACCACATATTTACTGTCCGTAAAAATGGTCAGTTCCTGTCCGTCTTTTTTTAACGCTTCCAGGCCGGTGATGACCGCCAGCAGTTCCATGCGGTTGTTGGTCGTTTTACGATAACCCTGCGACAGTTCTTTACGCACACTCCCCCATATCAGTACTACGCCATACCCTCCCGGTCCGGGATTACCGCGGGATGCGCCATCAGTATATATTTGCAATTCAGCCATAGCAGCGGCAAATATATTTTGATTTTTTGATTTTCGATTCTTTGATTTAGAAACCCAGGGCTAAAGCCCTGGGCTATGATAGACTGAAGTGCTGGGCTGAGTCAAAAATTTCTTTATTATACCTGGAACACGCCAACGTTGAACGGATGTTCCAGCGGGGCATTGTCAGCGGCTTTGATACCTTCTGAAATCCGCTGGCGGGTTTCGGTAGGCTCAATGATCTCATCTACCCAGAGGCGGGCAGCTGCGTAATAAGGGGTGGTCTGGCTTGTATATTTATCTGTAATTTCCTTGAGCAGACGGGCTTCTTCATCAGGGGTGATTTCCTGTCCTTTGGCTTTAAGGGAAGCCACCTGTATCTGCAATAATGTTTTGGCGGCCTGTTCCCCACCCATCACGGCTATTTTAGCAGAAGGCCATGCATAAATAAAACGGGGATCATAGGCTTTTCCGCACATGGCATAGTTGCCTGCGCCATAGGAGTTACCAATAATGATGGTGATTTTGGGTACCACTGAATTGGCTACAGCGTTCACCAACTTTGCACCGTCTTTGATGATGCCGGCATGTTCACTACGGCTGCCCACCATAAAACCGGTTACGTCCTGGAGGAATACCAGCGGGATTTTTTTCTGATTACAGTTCATGATAAACCTGGCCGCCTTGTCGGCGCTGTCGTTGTAGATTACGCCGCCCATCTGCATTTCGCC
It encodes the following:
- the aspT gene encoding aspartate-alanine antiporter, with the protein product MLTWLFETLQKYPEIAVMLTLLIGFLLGRVRIKGFTLGTVTGVLLVGIIIGGIHIQIPGAAKSVFFLLFLFCTGYSIGPQFFQGLKKDGLPIAIFSFIVCCSSLFFCWAIASILRFDTGTTAGLMSGANTCSAIIGVSSNTINELDISIADKERLINQIPVAYAVTYIFGTAGTSWFLSVVGPWFMSGSREKLIEETRALEATLTDTTADEDGGIKYAYDHVAFRAYLVNPELVGDAGKSVRELETFFRRKKRVLYVLRVRRQGEVMVTPQDFVVRTGDIIALGGQRSAAIASESMLGKEVADADLLNFPVQTYNVVISCKTAINNPIKVLVRRPQLRGISVRKITRAGIEIPLEANTIVQKGDVAELVGIQEELDQAVTILGFKERVGVETDIPYLAGGIVLGTLVGAMSVHIGNVPVELSTSGGALLAGLFFGWLRSVNPRLGYIPPSSQWVLTKLGLHVFIAMVGLSASDGFLLGLKQEGLTLFLAGMVLSLLPMVVALFLSKYVFKFHPAIGLGACAGAHDESAPLLAVQDALNSKVPALGYTVAYAVANITLTTSGVIIVLLMHKG
- the rnhA gene encoding ribonuclease HI; translated protein: MAELQIYTDGASRGNPGPGGYGVVLIWGSVRKELSQGYRKTTNNRMELLAVITGLEALKKDGQELTIFTDSKYVVDSIEKGWIWGWVRTNFKDKKNKDLWLRFIPLYRKHKVRMQWVKGHASNPLNNRCDELATQAADSGNWLIDQGFESGN